From Clarias gariepinus isolate MV-2021 ecotype Netherlands unplaced genomic scaffold, CGAR_prim_01v2 scaffold_35, whole genome shotgun sequence, a single genomic window includes:
- the LOC128517116 gene encoding ecto-ADP-ribosyltransferase 5-like isoform X4: protein MGGVSVRVRVFILVTVFSLSVRAEEKTLDMAPDAVDDDFSQCRDKMLKAVTEPDGLLQKELNANKEFKDVWNKHSGGCTKNIPGGTSHHISALQVYANSGTKFRKTFNDLVYSKGSNNTTYREEFPFKSLHFLLTDSLRLLNPSNLCQTVFYGTENIYTARTGTEVRIGKFLRAQTGRISETEVVSEGGTLFNITSCSVVNVEENTCKSEHVQWLISPAEVFTVQNVTDVESSDDTPYKEITLTHSRFLSKPTCSFFHRNTADAASSTSLAFPLLTLMASLLSHFTVME from the exons ATGGgaggtgtgagtgtgagagtgagagtctTCATCCTCGTCACTGTGTTCTCCCTCAGT GTGAGAGCGGAGGAGAAGACGCTGGACATGGCTCCTGATGCAGTAGATGACGACTTCTCACAGTGTCGAGACAAAATGCTGAAGGCTGTTACTGAACCGGACGGCCTGCTGCAGAAGGAACTCAATGCTAATAAAGAGTTTAAGGATGTGTGGAATAAACACAGTGGAGGGTGCACAAAGAACATTCCTGGTGGAACATCTCACCACATCAGTGCTCTACAGGTCTATGCAAATTCTGGGACTAAATTCAGAAAAACATTCAATGACTTGGTTTACAGTAAAGGCAGCAATAACACGACCTACAGAGAGGAATTTCCCTTCAAGTCTCTTCACTTCCTCCTGACAGACTCCCTGCGACTGCTGAACCCCTCAAACCTCTGTCAGACGGTGTTCTACGGCACTGAAAACATCTACACAGCACGAACGGGGACTGAGGTCCGAATCGGGAAGTTCCTCCGAGCCCAAACTGGCAGAATTTCTGAAACTGAAGTAGTTTCAGAAGGAGGCACCTTGTTTAACATCACTTCCTGTTCGGTGGTTAATGTTGAAGAGAACACGTGTAAATCTGAGCACGTCCAGTGGCTTATTTCACCAGCCGAGGTCTTCACAGTGCAGAACGTCACAGATGTTGAATCTAGTGATGACACACCGTATAAAGAGATCACTTTAACACACTCACGCTTCCTCAGCAAACCCACCTGCTCCTTCTTCCACAG GAACACTGCGGATGCTGCATCCTCCACCTCTCTGGCGTTTCCACTGCTGACCCTGATGGCCTCCTTGCTGAGTCACTTTACTGTGATGGAGTGA
- the LOC128517116 gene encoding ecto-ADP-ribosyltransferase 5-like isoform X2 — protein sequence MGGVSVRVRVFILVTVFSLSVRVRAEEKTLDMAPDAVDDDFSQCRDKMLKAVTEPDGLLQKELNANKEFKDVWNKHSGGCTKNIPGGTSHHISALQVYANSGTKFRKTFNDLVYSKGSNNTTYREEFPFKSLHFLLTDSLRLLNPSNLCQTVFYGTENIYTARTGTEVRIGKFLRAQTGRISETEVVSEGGTLFNITSCSVVNVEENTCKSEHVQWLISPAEVFTVQNVTDVESSDDTPYKEITLTHSRFLSKPTCSFFHRNTADAASSTSLAFPLLTLMASLLSHFTVME from the exons ATGGgaggtgtgagtgtgagagtgagagtctTCATCCTCGTCACTGTGTTCTCCCTCAGTGTAAGA GTGAGAGCGGAGGAGAAGACGCTGGACATGGCTCCTGATGCAGTAGATGACGACTTCTCACAGTGTCGAGACAAAATGCTGAAGGCTGTTACTGAACCGGACGGCCTGCTGCAGAAGGAACTCAATGCTAATAAAGAGTTTAAGGATGTGTGGAATAAACACAGTGGAGGGTGCACAAAGAACATTCCTGGTGGAACATCTCACCACATCAGTGCTCTACAGGTCTATGCAAATTCTGGGACTAAATTCAGAAAAACATTCAATGACTTGGTTTACAGTAAAGGCAGCAATAACACGACCTACAGAGAGGAATTTCCCTTCAAGTCTCTTCACTTCCTCCTGACAGACTCCCTGCGACTGCTGAACCCCTCAAACCTCTGTCAGACGGTGTTCTACGGCACTGAAAACATCTACACAGCACGAACGGGGACTGAGGTCCGAATCGGGAAGTTCCTCCGAGCCCAAACTGGCAGAATTTCTGAAACTGAAGTAGTTTCAGAAGGAGGCACCTTGTTTAACATCACTTCCTGTTCGGTGGTTAATGTTGAAGAGAACACGTGTAAATCTGAGCACGTCCAGTGGCTTATTTCACCAGCCGAGGTCTTCACAGTGCAGAACGTCACAGATGTTGAATCTAGTGATGACACACCGTATAAAGAGATCACTTTAACACACTCACGCTTCCTCAGCAAACCCACCTGCTCCTTCTTCCACAG GAACACTGCGGATGCTGCATCCTCCACCTCTCTGGCGTTTCCACTGCTGACCCTGATGGCCTCCTTGCTGAGTCACTTTACTGTGATGGAGTGA
- the LOC128517116 gene encoding ecto-ADP-ribosyltransferase 4-like isoform X3, translated as MGGVSVRVLVFILVTVFSLSVRAEVKNLDMASNAVDDAFSQCRDKMLKAVTEPDGLLQKELNASKEFKDLWSKHSGVCNKNIPGGTFYHIDALQAYANSDSKFRKTFNDLVYSKGSTYKETFPFKSLHFLLTDSLRLLNRSNLCKTVFYATSNSYTARIGNEVRFGKFIKAIITLSSETEVVELEGGGTLFNITSCSVVNVEENTCKSEEVQCLISPTEVFKVQKVRDVKTEDATYKEITLTHLRFLSKHTCSFFRSDLPPVGSSAPLLSFRILVAVIFSLLTSLVLKSLL; from the exons ATGGgaggtgtgagtgtgagagtgctCGTCTTCATCCTCGTCACTGTGTTCTCACTCAGT GTGAGAGCAGAGGTGAAGAACCTGGACATGGCTTCTAATGCAGTCGACGATGCCTTCTCACAGTGTCGAGACAAAATGCTGAAGGCTGTTACTGAACCGGACGGCCTGCTGCAGAAGGAATTAAATGCTAGCAAAGAGTTTAAGGATTTATGGAGTAAACACAGTGGTGTGTGCAATAAGAACATTCCTGGTGGAACATTTTATCACATCGATGCTCTACAGGCTTATGCAAATTCTGATTCTAAATTCAGAAAAACCTTCAATGACTTGGTTTACAGCAAAGGCAGCACCTATAAAGAGACATTCCCCTTCAAGTCTCTTCACTTCCTGCTGACAGACTCTCTGCGACTGTTGAATCGCTCAAATCTCTGTAAGACGGTGTTCTACGCCACCAGTAACAGCTACACAGCACGAATAGGGAACGAGGTCCGTTTTGGGAAGTTCATCAAAGCCATAATCACCCTGAGCTCTGAAACTGAAGTTGTGGAGTTAGAAGGTGGAGGCACCTTGTTTAACATCACTTCCTGTTCGGTGGTTAATGTTGAAGAGAACACGTGTAAATCTGAGGAAGTCCAGTGTCTTATTTCTCCAACTGAGGTCTTCAAAGTGCAGAAAGTCAGAGATGTTAAAACCGAAGATGCCACTTATAAAGAGATCACTTTAACACACTTACGCTTTCTCAGCAAACACACCTGCTCCTTCTTCAG GTCAGATCTTCCTCCTGTTGGTTCCTCTGCTCCATTACTGAGTTTCAGGATTCTGGTGGCAGTGATCTTCTCCCTTCTGACAAGCCTTGTGCTCAAGTCCCTGCTCTAG
- the LOC128517116 gene encoding T-cell ecto-ADP-ribosyltransferase 1-like isoform X1 — MGGVSVRVLVFILVTVFSLSVRVRAEVKNLDMASNAVDDAFSQCRDKMLKAVTEPDGLLQKELNASKEFKDLWSKHSGVCNKNIPGGTFYHIDALQAYANSDSKFRKTFNDLVYSKGSTYKETFPFKSLHFLLTDSLRLLNRSNLCKTVFYATSNSYTARIGNEVRFGKFIKAIITLSSETEVVELEGGGTLFNITSCSVVNVEENTCKSEEVQCLISPTEVFKVQKVRDVKTEDATYKEITLTHLRFLSKHTCSFFRSDLPPVGSSAPLLSFRILVAVIFSLLTSLVLKSLL, encoded by the exons ATGGgaggtgtgagtgtgagagtgctCGTCTTCATCCTCGTCACTGTGTTCTCACTCAGTGTAAGA GTGAGAGCAGAGGTGAAGAACCTGGACATGGCTTCTAATGCAGTCGACGATGCCTTCTCACAGTGTCGAGACAAAATGCTGAAGGCTGTTACTGAACCGGACGGCCTGCTGCAGAAGGAATTAAATGCTAGCAAAGAGTTTAAGGATTTATGGAGTAAACACAGTGGTGTGTGCAATAAGAACATTCCTGGTGGAACATTTTATCACATCGATGCTCTACAGGCTTATGCAAATTCTGATTCTAAATTCAGAAAAACCTTCAATGACTTGGTTTACAGCAAAGGCAGCACCTATAAAGAGACATTCCCCTTCAAGTCTCTTCACTTCCTGCTGACAGACTCTCTGCGACTGTTGAATCGCTCAAATCTCTGTAAGACGGTGTTCTACGCCACCAGTAACAGCTACACAGCACGAATAGGGAACGAGGTCCGTTTTGGGAAGTTCATCAAAGCCATAATCACCCTGAGCTCTGAAACTGAAGTTGTGGAGTTAGAAGGTGGAGGCACCTTGTTTAACATCACTTCCTGTTCGGTGGTTAATGTTGAAGAGAACACGTGTAAATCTGAGGAAGTCCAGTGTCTTATTTCTCCAACTGAGGTCTTCAAAGTGCAGAAAGTCAGAGATGTTAAAACCGAAGATGCCACTTATAAAGAGATCACTTTAACACACTTACGCTTTCTCAGCAAACACACCTGCTCCTTCTTCAG GTCAGATCTTCCTCCTGTTGGTTCCTCTGCTCCATTACTGAGTTTCAGGATTCTGGTGGCAGTGATCTTCTCCCTTCTGACAAGCCTTGTGCTCAAGTCCCTGCTCTAG